In one window of Amblyomma americanum isolate KBUSLIRL-KWMA chromosome 9, ASM5285725v1, whole genome shotgun sequence DNA:
- the LOC144103347 gene encoding uncharacterized protein LOC144103347, translated as MREAVPVDKRVAIGLYRLCSSSEERSIAELFAVGRSTVNQAYSELCEAVVELMEDDWVKMPTLDTMPEHIREFNAACQFPQAVGALDGCHVPVSPPTENAVDYRNYKGWYSIILLAIVDHRHKFLYIRVESPGRCHDSHVYSGSNWKKP; from the exons ATGAGAGAAGCTGTCCCTGTCGACAAGCGAGTCGCCATCGGGTTGTACCGGCTGTGCTCTTCAAGCGAAGAACGCAGTATCGCAGAGTTGTTCGCCGTCGGACGCTCGACAGTGAACCAGGCCTACAGCGAGCTATGCGAAGCCGTTGTTGAACTCATGGAAGATGACTGGGTGAAGATGCCGACGCTGGACACCATGCCTGAACATATCAGGGAGTTCAACGCAGCGTGCCAATTTCCGCAAGCAGTCGGAGCATTGGATGGCTGCCACGTTCCCGTGTCACCTCCCACGGAAAACGCCGTGGACTACAGGAACTATAAGGGATG GTACAGCATCATCCTGCTTGCCATTGTAGACCACCGCCACAAGTTCCTGTACATACGAGTTGAATCGCCAGGCCGCTGCCATGATTCACATGTTTACAGTGGCTCCAACTGGAAAAAGCCGTGA